From one Lycium ferocissimum isolate CSIRO_LF1 chromosome 5, AGI_CSIRO_Lferr_CH_V1, whole genome shotgun sequence genomic stretch:
- the LOC132057659 gene encoding uncharacterized protein LOC132057659 has translation MAERDTPSRNTRGESAKIAAERRSKKIHDPSRMRQLQPTEVAKPSKRKDDVPVKKGSKVAQQNKRKVTKPFSDVKGKKVVKDVDLEEDEQETKFYVKSHPEEAPSMQRYTNIEVFKDLKSKLTVPQLEIFSKTIFGKFLGMQHLEVQAQIFRCFMVRELKESTSDCFTIDINGTVLRFTMREFALMSGLNCVADEGQFTYDEEKPNRIMVDYFGGTRSKVKRLELIDCFKNKCWGDNDEDAVKFAILFFINTYIFCGEPRKTNIPRVHFEVVEDGRYVDYPWGKEAFTELIRSISKKYSATTQYYRIHGMPLAMQVWLYECCSRVPSYLALKSGNSIPRMLNWRSIDSQPKYNILMEGIFRDGKQSSCTFANTIPTSSELESLQLPDVVVCRDTIDKNVSVDVHEGTQVTDMPVDEYDDFSTTPPHLSKGKQQQRTNQTDSPPSKRRRQLPATASTSKKQQIHTEPQTTLKKSHKDQKVAQKPILQKSASPKLNEQMNRPQNTPVLRDVPTASMKDEMQLLRKDFQAFKESVVGEFTSIGTELSNLRTFMDDNFKKLFEVIKGNNSVDKAGDSETPIHQTDAGPQLTPEENLRHDSTIQTSPPKHDDDSNKVK, from the exons ATGGCGGAAAGAGATACTCCAAGCAGGAATACTCGAG GAGAATCTGCTAAAATTGCTGCTGAGAGAAGAAGCAAGAAGATTCATGACCCATCAAGGATGCGTCAACTTCAACCAACTGAAGTTGCAAAACCGAGCAAGCGAAAAGATGATGTACCAGTCAAAAAAGGTTCTAAAGTTGCTCAACAAAATAAGAGAAAAGTAACCAAGCCTTTTTCCGacgttaagggtaaaaaggttgTTAAAGATGTAGATCTGGAAGAGGATGAACAG GAAACTAAATTCTATGTTAAGAGTCATCCTGAAGAGGCTCCATCGATGCAACGGTACACGAATATTGAGGTGTTCAAAGATCTCAAGAGTAAGCTAACTGTTCCACAGTTAGAGATCTTTTCCAAGACAATATTTGGGAAATTCCTCGGAATGCAGCACCTGGAGGTTCAAGCACAAATTTTTAGGTGCTTCATGGTAAGAGAGCTCAAGGAGAGCACTTCTGATTGCTTTACAATTGATATAAATGGTACCGTATTGCGATTTACCATGAGAGAATTTGCCCTTATGAGCGGGCTAAATTGTGTAGCCGATGAAGGTCAATTTACATACGATGAGGAAAAACCGAATAGGATTATGGTTGATTATTTTGGTGGAACTCGGAGTAAAGTAAAAAGATTGGAGTTGATTGATTGCTTTAAGAATAAGTGTTGGGGAGATAATGATGAGGACGCTGTTAAGTTTGCAATTCTGTtttttataaatacatatatctTTTGCGGTGAGCCTAGGAAAACGAATATACCAAGGGTTCATTTTGAAGTGGTTGAGGATGGAAGGTATGTAGATTATCCATGGGGCAAAGAAGCCTTTACCGAGTTGATTAGAAGCATCAGCAAGAAGTATTCTGCCACAACACAGTATTATAGGATCCATGGGATGCCACTGGCTATGCAAGTTTGGCTTTATGAGTGTTGTTCAAGAGTTCCATCGTATCTCGCTCTTAAATCCGGAAATTCCATTCCACGAATGTTGAATTGGAGGTCCATTGACAGTCAGCCAAAATACAATATTTTGATGGAAGGCATTTTTAGAGACGGCAAACAATCG AGCTGTACATTTGCAAATACAATCCCCACTAGCAGTGAGTTAGAGAGCCTCCAATTGCCCGATGTTGTTGTCTGTCGAGATACAATAGACAAAAATGTCTCAGTTGATGTCCATGAAGGTACCCAAGTCACAGATATGCCAgtggatgagtatgatgatttcAGTACTACTCCCCCCCACCTTTCTAAGGGTAAACAGCAACAACGGACGAATCAGACAGATTCTCCACCTTCAAAGAGACGCAGACAACTTCCTGCAACAGCTTCCACATCAAAGAAACAACAAATCCACACCGAACCACAGACAACTTTGAAGAAGAGTCACAAGGATCAAAAGGTTGCTCAAAAGCCTATTTTACAGAAGTCTGCTTCACCAAAGTTGAATGAACAAATGAATCGACCCCAAAACACCCCAGTCCTACGTGATGTCCCTACTGCCTCTATGAAAGATGAAATGCAATTGCTAAGGAAAGATTTTCAAGCTTTCAAGGAATCA GTCGTTGGTGAGTTCACAAGTATTGGCACTGAGTTGTCCAATCTTCGTACTTTCATGGATGACAACTTCAAGAAGCTATTTGAAGTAATCAAGGGGAACAATTCTGTGGACAAG GCGGGCGATAGTGAGACGCCGATACATCAAACTGATGCTGGGCCACAATTAACGCCTGAAGAAAACTTACGTCATGATTCTACCATTCAAACATCTCCGCCGAAACATGACGATGACTCAAATAAGGTAAAATGA
- the LOC132057658 gene encoding uncharacterized protein LOC132057658 — protein MLHEEVQDIVVTGGNLRAYTGKASTEEINRADEGSFNSTEGMVAEMLVELPLETRVPETGAGLQAGDITDHSILETPPRFDDNITKSQWLIPDEMLPSQIGSSGFSVFHQTGNKGFVMPVMSADKGIQEAVINAEVVIAQPDVIPTRIVKPSKYFSSPYMTNYGSAEASVQDHTPSIFKKKHPFVEDPINGPRNTSLIQQYRIWLEQDLLLRHDKKKGKESRYKKNKHALDPDDINFRFNFGVLHVDDKNWFYLLSMNGQSWNDEHIDVIFYYLRKKGKYDKDNSFKFTTVNCMFFSKIDEIHRAYANPEGTSSVASSENEICEYINGYRMLANVPWHTVDCVLIPVNIKEENHWILIVVPFTDRRLYIYNSYRAAGHDVNSQPIIIFFSFSWDCGVYVATFAEYFCSGRGVPSEIEAELLRNRYGALLWEYGWQKADLNAFSDNELPPRPVRPAIDYNAVDTVVVN, from the exons ATGTTACATGAGGAAGTTCAGGATATTGTAGTGACCGGTGGAAATTTAAGAGCATATACAGGTAAAGCTTCAACTGAAGAGATTAATCGGGCGGATGAAGGATCTTTCAACTCAACAGAG ggaatgGTCGCAGAGATGCTCGTTGAGTTGCCTCTAGAAACTCGTGTACCAGAAACAGGTGCGGGATTACAAGCTGGGGACATCACTGATCATTCAATTTTAGAGACCCCACCCAGGTTCGATGACAACATTACTAAGTCACAATGGTTGATCCCTGACGAAATGTTACCAAGCCAAATAGGTTCGTCAGGATTCTCTGTGTTTCATCAAACGGGTAACAAAGGATTTGTTATGCCAGTAATGTCCGCTGACAAAGGAATACAAGAGGCAGTGATTAATGCTGAAGTTGTAATTGCTCAACCAGATGTTATTCCAACTAGGATAGTCAAACCTAGTAAATACTTCAGTTCACCTTACATGACCAATTACGGCTCTGCAGAAGCTTCTGTTCAAGACCACACACCttccatttttaaaaagaagcatCCATTTGTTGAAGATCCAATTAATGGCCCGCGAAATACTTCGCTTATTCAACAATACCGGATTTGGCTTGAACAAGATCTGCTTCTAAGGCATGATAAAAA AAAGGGCAAGGAAAGCCGTTACAAAAAGAATAAGCACGCTTTGGATCCAGATGACATCAACTTTCGCTTCAATTTTGGTGTGTTACATGTTGATGACAAAAACTGGTTCTATCTCTTATCGATGAATGGCCAGTCTTGGAATGATGAG CATATTGATGTCATTTTTTACTACTTGCGGAAGAAAGGCAAGTACGACAAGGATAACAGTTTCAAATTCACAACCGTTAACTGTATGTTCTTCTCCAAAATTGACGAAATTCATCGTGCATATGCTAATCCGGAGGGGACCAGTAGTGTTGCCAGTTCGGAGAACGAAATATGCGAGTACATTAATGGGTATAGGATGCTGGCTAATGTGCCATGGCATACAGTTGATTGTGTACTCATCCCTGTCAACATCAAAGAGGAAAATCATTGGATCTTGATTGTAGTGCCATTCACAGACAG GCGTCTGTACATCTACAACTCATACCGAGCTGCTGGTCATGATGTT aattcTCAACcaataatcatttttttttcattttcgtgggattgtggtgtgtatgttgccACATTTGCTGAATACTTTTGTTCTGGACGAGGCGTTCCATCTGAAATTGAGGCAGAATTACTACGTAATAGATACGGGGCATTACTATGGGAATACGGATGGCAAAAGGCTGATTTGAATGCCTTCAGTGACAATGAACTGCCGCCAAGACCAGTTAGGCCTGCAATAGATTACAACGCGGTCGACACAGTAGTTGTTAATTAG